The Mucilaginibacter mallensis genome has a segment encoding these proteins:
- a CDS encoding SusC/RagA family TonB-linked outer membrane protein: MAQTTEVRGKIIDKKTNEDLIGVTIKIKGTTVATTSDMAGGFKIKAAKGDVLQISYIGYDPQEIIADPTKEVTVVLSPKSSNLDEVVVVGYGTQKKATVTGAIETVGSQAFASRAVTDPLLALQGETPGLLVTRTSSRPGNEGISLQIRGATSVNGGSPLIVIDGVPASTSNALTTMNPDDIESVTVLKDATAAIYGARSANGVILVTTKRGKGKIHLDYTANVRMNTIGIRTPVPSEQQYATFWIDANQQETVPDYWGWGTLANLEKMQQGVQGIYSTVYWGDIFIGQANRIDELFATRPSNQQTMSISGSDEKTNYRLSLGYANNQGNLATAYDGQKQYNLRLNYDYKVTDWFKVQSSVTYQKDQTSGPSSGLGFDLAAEDPPFFPAKNPYGEWYANFGNAGNRNSVASTTDGGRNISGNELIRADLKADLELTKDLELEGSASIQSNQYSNTTYNLTVPQYEWDGTLAPSALNPQSNISEASNNNFYQNYSVLLRYNKSFGDHHITAVGGMTAEKNEYKGLSANRTGITSDGVYDLNAAPTTLETNAGGANDWGFLSYLARLNYSYKDKYLVELQGRRDGSSYFAPGYQYSNFGAASVGWVATNEDFFKNLDLTWLNNLKLRGSYGVTGNNSGIPLYGFLSTINQGSQIFGSVAANQPTAYLSGITTNDRTWERVKQENIGIDLGFLNNRLTSSFDYYKKQNNGMLINVNYPSVLGGTAPFTNSGILHTQGWEFQVAWKDKVGEVNYNIGFNVGNSTNKLIKLYGQSTIAAGENGAIEGYPLNSWFMYKTDGYFQNQAQVNAYYALYGGKGEIPSQTDPTVALRPGDTRKVDLDGNGIISAVGSNGSSGDLKYMGDAAPHYQFGLNLGASWKNFDISSFFQGVGLQHLERTGTLEYPFYAVYLNSDISYLGKTWTPQNPNAEFPRLTVYGARAQWDYLHNDFMLQNNRYIRLKSLIIGYTLPKEWFSKLNIAKVRVYFSGADLFEFSSIKDGFDPEQGATSQNDGYPFMRTWSFGVNVTF, translated from the coding sequence ATGGCCCAGACGACTGAGGTAAGGGGCAAAATCATCGATAAAAAAACAAATGAAGATCTTATTGGTGTCACCATAAAAATTAAAGGCACTACAGTAGCAACTACTTCAGATATGGCTGGAGGGTTCAAAATTAAAGCGGCCAAAGGCGATGTACTGCAAATAAGTTATATTGGTTACGATCCGCAGGAAATCATTGCCGATCCTACTAAGGAAGTAACTGTTGTATTGTCACCCAAAAGCAGTAACCTCGATGAGGTGGTGGTAGTTGGCTATGGAACACAAAAGAAAGCCACGGTAACCGGTGCCATAGAAACAGTAGGCAGCCAGGCATTTGCAAGCAGGGCAGTAACAGATCCATTGCTGGCTTTGCAGGGTGAAACCCCAGGTTTGTTGGTGACCAGAACCTCATCCCGCCCGGGTAACGAGGGAATTAGCTTACAAATCCGCGGTGCAACTTCGGTAAACGGCGGTTCTCCACTAATTGTAATAGATGGTGTGCCCGCTTCAACAAGCAATGCGTTAACTACGATGAACCCGGATGATATCGAATCAGTGACCGTATTAAAGGATGCGACAGCTGCGATCTACGGTGCGCGATCTGCCAACGGTGTGATACTGGTGACTACCAAAAGAGGTAAAGGCAAAATCCATTTGGATTATACGGCCAATGTACGTATGAATACCATTGGTATCAGAACACCGGTGCCCAGTGAACAGCAATATGCCACATTTTGGATAGACGCTAATCAGCAGGAGACCGTACCTGATTATTGGGGCTGGGGAACACTGGCTAATCTCGAAAAAATGCAACAAGGTGTACAGGGTATTTATTCAACTGTATACTGGGGCGACATTTTTATCGGCCAGGCAAACAGAATTGACGAGTTATTTGCAACACGTCCCTCCAATCAGCAAACGATGAGTATTTCAGGTTCGGATGAAAAGACAAACTATCGCCTGTCATTGGGTTATGCCAATAACCAGGGAAACCTGGCAACGGCTTATGACGGACAAAAACAATATAATTTAAGGTTAAACTATGATTACAAGGTAACAGACTGGTTTAAAGTACAATCCAGCGTCACTTACCAAAAAGATCAAACATCTGGCCCTTCCAGCGGTTTGGGGTTTGACCTGGCTGCGGAAGATCCACCATTTTTTCCTGCGAAAAATCCATATGGTGAATGGTATGCAAATTTTGGCAATGCGGGGAACCGCAACTCGGTAGCCAGTACCACAGATGGCGGCAGGAATATCAGCGGCAACGAATTGATACGTGCAGATTTGAAAGCCGACCTGGAATTGACCAAAGATCTTGAATTAGAAGGCTCCGCATCCATTCAATCCAACCAATACTCAAACACTACTTATAATCTTACTGTCCCACAGTATGAATGGGACGGAACCTTAGCGCCCTCAGCACTGAATCCGCAATCCAATATCAGTGAAGCATCGAATAATAATTTTTATCAGAACTATAGCGTGTTACTGCGCTATAATAAGTCGTTTGGCGATCATCATATTACTGCAGTGGGAGGCATGACTGCTGAAAAGAATGAATACAAAGGATTAAGTGCCAACCGTACCGGAATAACAAGTGACGGTGTATATGATCTTAATGCAGCACCTACAACGCTTGAAACCAATGCTGGTGGTGCTAATGATTGGGGATTTTTATCATACCTGGCAAGGTTAAATTATTCTTATAAGGATAAATATCTGGTGGAATTACAGGGTAGGCGCGACGGATCATCATATTTCGCACCCGGCTACCAGTATTCTAACTTTGGGGCAGCCTCAGTAGGATGGGTAGCAACAAACGAAGACTTCTTTAAAAACCTTGATCTAACCTGGCTAAACAACCTGAAACTGCGCGGCAGTTATGGTGTAACCGGTAACAATTCTGGAATTCCATTATACGGTTTTCTTTCTACCATTAACCAGGGCTCGCAAATTTTTGGCAGTGTAGCAGCCAATCAGCCAACGGCCTATTTAAGCGGTATAACTACCAATGATCGTACCTGGGAGCGCGTAAAACAGGAAAATATTGGTATCGACCTCGGGTTTCTTAATAATCGACTTACTTCCTCTTTTGACTATTACAAAAAGCAAAATAACGGGATGCTGATCAATGTTAATTATCCTTCTGTATTGGGTGGTACAGCCCCTTTCACCAACAGCGGCATTTTGCATACGCAAGGTTGGGAATTCCAGGTGGCCTGGAAAGACAAGGTTGGCGAAGTCAATTATAATATAGGATTTAATGTGGGTAACAGCACCAATAAATTAATAAAACTATACGGGCAAAGCACAATCGCTGCGGGGGAAAACGGTGCTATAGAGGGTTATCCGCTTAATTCCTGGTTTATGTATAAAACAGATGGTTACTTCCAAAATCAGGCCCAGGTAAATGCCTATTATGCACTGTATGGTGGTAAAGGAGAAATACCTTCTCAAACCGATCCTACTGTAGCATTACGGCCGGGCGATACCAGGAAGGTGGATCTGGATGGTAATGGCATTATCAGTGCCGTTGGCAGTAACGGGAGTTCAGGTGATTTAAAATATATGGGCGATGCCGCCCCGCATTACCAGTTCGGTTTAAATCTTGGTGCTTCATGGAAAAACTTCGATATCAGCTCATTTTTCCAGGGGGTAGGTTTACAGCATCTTGAACGTACAGGGACTTTGGAATACCCGTTTTACGCAGTCTACCTCAATTCCGACATTTCTTATCTGGGAAAAACCTGGACACCGCAAAATCCGAACGCTGAGTTTCCGCGATTAACCGTTTACGGTGCGCGTGCGCAGTGGGATTATTTGCATAATGACTTTATGTTGCAAAATAACCGGTATATCAGGCTTAAATCTTTAATTATAGGCTATACACTTCCTAAAGAGTGGTTTTCTAAATTAAATATTGCTAAGGTGAGGGTATATTTTTCGGGGGCCGATCTGTTTGAATTTAGCTCAATTAAAGATGGTTTCGATCCGGAGCAGGGCGCGACCTCACAGAACGATGGCTATCCGTTCATGAGAACATGGTCATTTGGCGTGAACGTGACTTTCTAA
- a CDS encoding ROK family protein yields the protein MRTNEITSTYILTTDIGGTHITSAICNLELKTIIPESLTRVEVFSKGDADHIFTAWDTAFQYSLANAPGTVSGMGVAMPGPFDYENGISYIRGLDKYERIYGLNIKKKFAESLNLNSSNIRFRNDAESTVAGEIIAGAGRKYNDVVGITLGTGFGSAFSKNKITRDVNWGSDKYKNSIADDYFSTRWFLTRYHELTESFIPGVRELAILAENDANAIKVFNEFAVELNAFLKQKLPVFSPQALVICGNIAKANHLFLPYLQENLSPVIVELGQLGEHASLLGAASLFEIPINVPVNTSVS from the coding sequence ATGCGAACAAATGAAATCACATCAACATATATTTTAACCACTGATATTGGTGGTACACATATCACCTCAGCTATATGTAACCTGGAGCTAAAAACGATTATCCCGGAAAGTTTAACCAGGGTTGAAGTGTTTAGTAAGGGTGACGCGGATCACATATTTACTGCATGGGATACCGCATTTCAATACTCCCTTGCTAATGCTCCCGGCACTGTTTCTGGAATGGGAGTGGCAATGCCCGGTCCGTTCGACTATGAAAATGGAATTAGTTATATAAGAGGTTTGGATAAATATGAGCGTATTTACGGCTTAAATATAAAAAAGAAATTTGCCGAAAGCCTTAATTTAAATAGCTCAAACATTAGGTTTAGAAACGATGCTGAATCAACCGTTGCAGGCGAAATTATAGCAGGCGCAGGTCGAAAATATAACGATGTTGTTGGCATTACACTTGGCACGGGCTTTGGATCAGCTTTTAGTAAAAACAAAATAACCAGGGATGTTAATTGGGGAAGTGACAAATATAAAAATTCAATTGCCGATGATTATTTTTCTACCAGGTGGTTTCTGACCCGTTACCACGAGTTAACCGAAAGCTTTATTCCGGGAGTGAGGGAACTGGCAATTTTGGCGGAGAATGATGCGAATGCCATAAAGGTATTTAATGAGTTTGCCGTGGAACTAAATGCATTTTTGAAACAAAAACTACCTGTTTTTTCGCCGCAGGCATTAGTTATATGCGGAAATATTGCAAAGGCCAATCATCTTTTCCTGCCATACCTACAGGAAAACCTTAGCCCGGTAATTGTTGAATTAGGGCAACTGGGTGAGCATGCTTCGCTTTTAGGTGCCGCATCTTTATTTGAAATCCCAATTAATGTTCCTGTAAATACGTCTGTCAGTTGA
- a CDS encoding LacI family DNA-binding transcriptional regulator → MKKKITIDDIARALNVSKTAVSFAINGKASEKLISVELENRIMSYIEEVGYRPNHFAQGLRTGKTKMIAMMVEDISDPFFSAIARLMEEAAYKREYKILYSSTENDHQKTRDLIDAYRGMQVDGYIIAPPLGIENELKGLTDDGYTVVLFDRTLPGIELNSVVVDNYTSSYSAVNYLLNNGYENIAMITLLSEQIQMAERRLGYLSAVTEAGRPYLLKRIAYHDQQEHAIFEIEEFLKAHQQIDAVFFATNYIADSGLEAIRNLMLQIPDDIAVIVFDDDNFYRLHTPSITAIAQPIKEISEQVINMILKLLASPVPARSVNSIVLPTKLMIRNSTLPKVSNKN, encoded by the coding sequence ATGAAGAAAAAAATTACTATAGATGATATTGCCCGGGCGTTGAATGTATCAAAAACGGCTGTGTCTTTTGCGATAAACGGGAAAGCCAGTGAAAAGCTGATCAGTGTTGAGCTGGAAAACCGGATAATGAGCTATATAGAAGAGGTGGGTTATCGTCCCAATCATTTCGCCCAGGGCTTGCGTACCGGCAAAACTAAAATGATTGCCATGATGGTTGAGGATATTTCAGATCCGTTTTTTTCAGCTATCGCACGTTTGATGGAGGAGGCCGCCTATAAAAGAGAGTATAAGATTTTATATAGCAGTACCGAGAACGATCATCAAAAAACAAGGGATTTGATTGATGCATATCGGGGGATGCAGGTTGATGGTTATATTATTGCTCCACCTTTAGGCATCGAAAATGAATTAAAGGGATTAACCGATGACGGGTATACAGTGGTTCTTTTTGACCGTACCTTACCTGGCATTGAATTAAATAGCGTTGTGGTTGATAATTACACCAGCAGTTATTCAGCGGTAAATTATTTGTTAAACAATGGTTATGAAAATATAGCCATGATTACCTTATTATCTGAGCAGATACAGATGGCAGAAAGACGATTGGGTTATTTGTCTGCTGTGACGGAGGCGGGCAGGCCTTATCTGCTCAAAAGAATAGCCTACCATGATCAGCAGGAGCACGCCATTTTTGAAATAGAGGAATTTTTAAAAGCGCATCAGCAAATAGATGCGGTTTTTTTTGCAACAAACTATATTGCAGACAGCGGCCTTGAGGCAATCAGAAATCTAATGCTGCAAATACCTGATGATATTGCCGTGATCGTATTTGATGATGATAATTTTTATCGTTTACATACCCCCTCCATAACAGCAATAGCCCAGCCAATCAAGGAGATTTCGGAACAGGTCATCAATATGATCTTAAAACTACTGGCCAGCCCCGTGCCAGCCAGATCTGTCAACTCTATTGTGCTGCCCACAAAATTAATGATCAGAAACTCTACTTTACCCAAAGTATCCAATAAGAACTAG